One Numenius arquata chromosome 13, bNumArq3.hap1.1, whole genome shotgun sequence genomic region harbors:
- the DRC4 gene encoding dynein regulatory complex subunit 4: MAPKKKSGKKGKGSKAPEVVDVLSPEEMSKEQLEKHVARLREELDREREERNYFQLERDKIHTFWEITRRQLEEKRAELRNKDREMEEAEERHQVEIKVYKQKVKHLLYEHQENLTELKAEGTLSMKRAQKDHWAQEMELRKDMRSLKVELKEQELANEVVVKNMRLKQEEEITRLCNDFERQAKEIEAKYTKKMQVLRDELDLRRKTEIHEVEERKNSHISELMRNHEKAFSDIKNYYNDITLKNLALISLLKEQMEEMKKKENQLEKEKADLLLQNKQLKETLQQAQEQVFELQKKLAHYDKDKEALTNTKARLKVTQKELKDLQWEHEVLEQRFSKVQAERDELYQKFTKAINEVQQKTGFKNLLLERKLKGLLSVLEKKEVELSEVFAASNLDPGALSLVSHKLEDVLNSKNTTIKDLQFQLARVCKAHNDMLQTFEAKLTAFGIPLDNLGFKPLASPVLGQAVGQGPAGLVAVPT, from the exons Atg gCACCCAAAAAGAAATccggaaaaaaagggaaagggagcaAAGCTCCAGAAGTGGTGGATGTCTTGTCCCCAGAGGAGATGAGCAAGGAGCAG CTGGAGAAGCATGTTGCACGTCTCCGGGAGGAGCTCGACCGGGAACGGGAAGAACGCAACTATTTCCAGCTGGAGCGTGACAAGATTCACACCTTCTGGGAGATCACCCGCCGGCAGCTGgaggaaaagagagcagagctgcGGAACAAGGACCGGGAGAtggaggaggcggaggagcgGCATCAAGTGGAGATCaag GTCTACAAGCAGAAAGTGAAGCACTTGTTGTACGAACACCAGGAGAACCTCACTGAGCTGAAGGCAGAGGGCACCCTGTCCATGAAGCGGGCCCAGAAGGATCACTGGGCCCAGGAGATGGAGCTGCGTAAAGACATGCGTTCCTTGAAAGTGGAGctgaaggagcaggagctggccAACGAGGTGGTGGTGAAAAACATGCGCCTG AAGCAAGAGGAGGAGATCACCCGGCTGTGCAACGACTTCGAGAGACAAGCGAAAG AGATCGAGGCCAAGTACACCAAGAAGATGCAAGTGCTGCGGGACGAGCTTGACTTGCGGAGAAAGACAGAGATCCATgaggtggaggagaggaagaacagcCACATCAGTGAGCTGATGAGGAACCACGAGAAGGCCTTCAGTGACATCAAGAACTACTACAACGATATCACTCTCAAAAACCTGGCGCTCATCAGCTTGCTGAAG GAGCAGATGgaagagatgaagaagaaagagaatcagttggaaaaggagaaggcagaTCTGCTGCTCCAGAACAAGCAGCTGAAGGAGACCCTGCAGCAGGCCCAGGAGCAGGTGTTTGAGCTGCAGAAGAAGTTGGCTCACTATGACAAGGACAAGGAGGCCCTGACG AACACAAAAGCTCGTCTGAAAGTCACCCAGAAGGAACTGAAGGATCTTCAGTGGGAACAtgaagtgctggagcagaggTTCAGTAAG GTGCAGGCGGAGCGAGATGAGCTCTATCAGAAGTTCACCAAAGCCATTAACGAGGTGCAGCAGAAAACGGGCTTCAAGAACCTGCTCCTGGAGCGCAAGCTGAAAGGACTCCTCAGCGtcctggagaaaaaggaggtggAGCTCAGTGAGGTCTTCGCAGCCTCCAACCTCGACCCAGGCGCTCTCTCCTTGGTCTCACACAAGCTGGAG GACGTGCTCAATTCCAAGAACACCACCATCAAGGACCTGCAGTTCCAGCTGGCCCGAGTCTGCAAG GCCCACAATGACATGCTGCAGACGTTCGAGGCAAAGCTGACGGCCTTTGGGATCCCCCTGGACAACCTGGGCTTCAAGCCCCTGGCCAGCCCCGTgctggggcaggcagtggggcagggccCCGCTGGACTCGTTGCTGTGCCCACCTGA
- the LOC141471489 gene encoding 5-hydroxyisourate hydrolase-like, whose product MSETGNGSLTTHVLNTVTGLPASRLTVRLSQLQEPGPQWTELVERQTDHDGRSPPLLASGQAKAGTYKLRFETAAYWQGLGHTSFYPFVEVVFTITDPAQKLHIPLLISPYSYTTYRGS is encoded by the exons ATGTCCGAGACAGGGAATGGCTCCCTGACCACCCACGTGCTGAACACGGTCACGGGGCTGCCGGCATCCAGACTTACTGTCCGCctgtcccagctgcaggagcCGGGGCCGCAGTGGACGGAACTGGTGGAGAG GCAGACGGACCACGACGGGCGCTCCCCACCCCTCCTGGCCTCGGGGCAGGCCAAGGCTGGCACCTACAAGCTGCGCTTTGAGACGGCAGCGTACTGGCAGGGCCTGGGGCACACCAGCTTCTACCCCTTTGTGGAG GTTGTCTTCACCATCACTGACCCAGCCCAGAAGCTGCACATCCCACTGCTGATCAGCCCCTACTCCTACACCACGTACCGCGGCAGTTAG
- the DEF8 gene encoding differentially expressed in FDCP 8 homolog yields the protein MAYDERLARFRQAHLNPFNKAPEQGERPDGGPPTPAQQPDPSPGDLEGTLDLGLAEDHFSRPVGLILASDVQQLRQAIEECKRAILALPEHSERQKDAVVRLIHLRLKLQELKDPGEDEPNIRVVLEHRFYKEKSKSVKQMCDKCSTIIWGLIQTWYTCTGCYYRCHSKCLPLVSKPCVRAKVSHQAEYQLSICPESGLDSQDYRCAECRAPVSLRGVPSEARQCDYTGLYYCSSCHWNDLAVVPARAIHNWDFEPRKVSRCSMRYLALMVSRPVLKLREINPLLFNYVEELVEIRKLRQDILLMKPYFITCKEAMEARLLLQLQDRQHFVENDEMYSLQDLIDIEAGRLSCSLTEIHTLFAKHIKLDCERCQAKGFVCELCKEGDVLFPFDSHTSVCTDCSAVFHRDCYYDNSTTCPKCARLSLRKQSLFQDSGTEADP from the exons ATGGCGTACGACGAGCGGCTGGCCCGCTTCCGCCAGGCCCACCTCAACCCCTTCAACAAGGCCCCCGAGCAGGGGGAGCGCCCCGACGGGGGACCCCCCACACCAG CCCAGCAGCCGGATCCGTCCCCGGGGGACCTTGAGGGCACCCTGGACCTGGGCCTGGCTGAGGACCACTTCTCCCGCCCAGTG GGCCTGATCCTGGCGTCGGACGTGCAGCAGCTGCGGCAGGCCATCGAGGAGTGCAAGCGGGCCATCCTGGCGCTGCCCGAGCACTCCGAGCGGCAGAAGGACGCCGTGGTGCGGCTCATCCACCTCCGCCTCAAGCTCCAGGAGCTGAAG GACCCCGGTGAGGACGAGCCCAACATCCGGGTGGTGCTGGAGCATCGCTTCTACAAGGAGAAGAGCAAGAGCGTGAAGCAGATGTGTGACAAGTGCAGCACCATCATCTGGGGACTCATCCAGACCTGGTACACCTGCACAG GCTGCTACTACCGGTGCCACAGCAAGTGCCTGCCGCTGGTGAGCAAGCCCTGCGTGCGGGCCAAGGTCAGCCACCAGGCCGAGTACCAGCTCAGCATCTGCCCCGAGAGCGGGCTGGACAGCCAGGACTACCGCTGCGCCGAGTGCCGGGCCCCCGTCTCCCTCC GGGGGGTGCCCAGCGAGGCCCGGCAGTGTGACTACACCGGCCTCTACTACTGCAGCAGCTGCCACTGGAATGACCTGGCTGTTGTGCCCGCCCGTGCCATCCACAACTGGGACTTCGAGCCCCGCAAG GTGTCACGCTGCAGCATGCGGTACCTGGCGCTGATGGTGTCACGGCCTGTGCTGAAGCTGCGGGAGATCAACCCACTGCTCTTCAACTACgtggaggagctggtggagaTCCGG AAGCTGCGCCAGGACATCCTGCTCATGAAGCCCTACTTCATCACCTGCAAGGAGGCGATGGAGGCACGGCTGCTGCTGCAG CTGCAGGACCGGCAGCACTTTGTGGAGAACGACGAGATGTACTCGCTGCAGGACCTGATCGACATCGAAGCCGGGCGCCTGAGCTGCTCCCTGACGGAGATCCACACCCTCTTCGCCAAGCACATCAAGCTGGACTGCGAG CGCTGCCAGGCGAAAGGCTTTGTCTGTGAGCTCTGCAAGGAGGGCGACGTGCTCTTCCCCTTCGACAGCCACACCTCCGTCTGCACCGACTGCTCCGCCGTCTTCCACAG GGACTGCTACTACGACAACTCCACCACCTGCCCCAAGTGCGCCCGGCTCAGCCTGCGCAAGCAATCCCTCTTCCAGGACTCTGGCACCGAGGCAGACCCCTAA
- the DBNDD1 gene encoding dysbindin domain-containing protein 1 gives MQTEARGDFCGRDQHPELSKEPLAPERPMGTPAHGPAQEPPTAPAEEQGGIPIPSAGLLQVTERRQPLSSVSSLEVHFDLLDLTELTDMSDQELAEVFADSDEENVAGESPSGLQPQVVPRAGYLRSPSWTRAREQSREKKHLSDPELPPGPPDAFLPAERPREP, from the exons ATGCAGACAGAGGCCAGAGGGGATTTCTGCGGCAGGGACCAGCACCCCG AGCTCAGCAAGGAGCCGCTGGCCCCAGAGCGACCCATGGGGACCCCTGCCCACGGGCCAGCCCAGGagccccccacagcccctgcagAGGAGCAGGGTGGCATCCCCATCCCCAGCGCTGGCCTGCTGCAGGTCACGGAGCGCAGAC AGCCCCTGAGCAGCGTCTCCTCGCTGGAGGTGCACTTCGACCTGCTGGACCTGACGGAGCTGACCGACATGTCGGACCAGGAGCTGGCCGAAGTCTTCGCCGACTCCGATGAGGAGAACGTGGCTGGAGAGTCGCCCAGCG GGCTGCAGCCGCAGGTGGTGCCTCGGGCCGGGTACCTGCGCTCGCCCTCCTGGACGCGAGCACGGGAGCAGAGCCGGGAGAAGAAGCACCTCAGCGACCCAGAAttgccaccaggacccccagacgCCTTCCTGCCCGCCGAGCGGCCACGGGAGCCCTAA
- the LOC141471585 gene encoding B-cadherin-like, with product MRGPRSGLCPLLFILILLPFLPAAAALAAPPARPCVPPGLRRGPLPAPASSGGCVGPYGTEEPDIGGQEDGGPLRLLGVGRVLAFPPRDAVPLQDDAGQPDPVPLPMRSRRSPQELPKAPGAHDAPRRRKRDWVIPPIKVPENERGPFPKKLVQIKSNRDRDTKIFYSITGQGADAPPEGVFTIEKESGWMKVTQPLDREHIDKYHLFSHAVSENGKPVEEPMEIIVTVTDQNDNKPQFTQEVFRGSVPEGALPGTSVMQVTATDADDAVDSYNGVIAYSILSQEPREPHPHMFTVNRATGTLSVIASGLDRERVREYTLTVQAADLDGEGLTTTALAVIEIADVNDNAPEFDPKMYEAAVLENEAGREVARLAATDLDEPSTPAWRAVYSILRGNEGGAFVITTDPISNEGVLRTAKGLDYEAKKQFVLHVAVTNEAPFAVKLPTATATVTVKVEDVNEAPIFDPLVQLAQVPEDVPPGQTLTSCTAQDPDKAQGQRIKYLVGHDPAGWLAVHPENGLVTARDHLDRESPFIKNSTYTAVLLAVDDGLPPATGTGTLLLTLLDVNDNGPEAEPRDIIVCNRSPQPQVLTVTDRDLPPNTGPFRAELIHGSGDSWAVEVSDKDDTVTLRLVAPLEPDQYSINLRLLDRPGKAQLTVITARVCDCEGPVQSCPQRSQPATGLPFVLAALGALLALLLILLLLLLFMRRRKVTKEPLLLPEDDTRDNVFYYGEEGGGEEDQDYDLRQLHRGLDARPEVLLRNDVAPTLLPAPQYRPRPANPDDIGTFIEENLKAADTDPTAPPYDSLLVFDYEGSGSEATSLSSLNSSASDCDQDYDYLNEWGSRFKKLADLYGGGEEED from the exons ATGCGGGGGCCGCGCTCCGGGCTCTGCCCgctcctcttcatcctcatcctcctcccgttcctgccggcggccgccgcgctcGCAGCCCCACCGGCCCGGCCGTGCGTCCCCCCGGGGCTGCGCCGCGGGCCGCTCCCGGCACCAG CGAGCTCCGGAGGCTGCGTGGGGCCCTATGGGACTGAGGAGCCTGACATCGGCGGGCAGGAGGATGGAGGCCCCCTGCggctgctgggggtgggcagggtgctCGCCTTCCCCCCCCGGGATGCCGTCCCACTCCAGGATGATGCCGGTCAGCCAGACCCTGTCCCACTCCCCATGCGGAGCAGGCGCTCCCCCCAG GAGCTCCCCAAGGCACCTGGGGCTCACGATGCTCCCAGGAGGCGGAAGAGGGACTGGGTGATCCCCCCCATCAAGGTTCCTGAAAATGAGAGGGGCCCCTTCCCCAAAAAGCTGGTTCAG ATCAAATCCAACCGGGACAGAGACACCAAGATCTTCTACAGCATCACGGGACAGGGGGCGGATGCCCCCCCTGAGGGCGTCTTCACCATCGAGAAGGAGTCAGGTTGGATGAAGGTGACGCAGCCGCTGGACCGGGAGCACATCGACAAGTACCAC CTCTTCTCCCATGCCGTGTCCGAGAACGGCAAACCGGTGGAGGAGCCGATGGAGATCATAGTCACAGTGACGGACCAGAACGACAACAAGCCCCAGTTCACGCAGGAGGTCTTCAGGGGCTCCGTACCAGAGGGAGCTTTGCCAG GCACCTCCGTGATGCAGGTGACTGCCACAGATGCGGATGATGCAGTGGATTCCTATAACGGCGTCATCGCCTACTCCATCCTCAGCCAGGAACCACGGGAGCCCCATCCCCACATGTTCACCGTCAACAGGGCCACCGGCACCCTCAGCGTCATCGCCAGTGGCCTCGACCGGGAG CGCGTGCGGGAATACACGCTGACCGTGCAGGCGGCCGACCTGGACGGTGAGGGGCTCACCACCACAGCGCTGGCAGTGATTGAGATCGCAGATGTCAATGACAACGCCCCCGAGTTCGACCCCAAAATG TACGAGGCGGCCGTGCTGGAGAATGAGGCCGGGCGGGAGGTGGCCCGGCTGGCCGCCACTGACCTGGACGAGCCGAGCACGCCAGCATGGCGAGCTGTCTACTCCATCCTGCGTGGCAACGAGGGAGGCGCTTTCGTCATCACCACTGACCCCATCAGCAATGAGGGTGTCCTCCGCACCGCCAAG ggTCTGGACTACGAGGCCAAGAAGCAGTTCGTGCTCCACGTGGCTGTGACCAATGAGGCCCCCTTCGCCGTGAAGCTGCCGACGGCCACTGCCACCGTGACAGTCAAGGTGGAGGACGTCAACGAGGCGCCCATCTTTGACCCGCTGGTGCAGCTTGCCCAGGTGCCAGAGGATGTGCCACCAGGGCAGACCCTCACCTCCTGCACAGCCCAGGACCCCGACAAGGCCCAGGGGCAGAGGATCAA gtaCCTGGTGGGGCATGACCCGGCGGGCTGGCTGGCCGTACACCCCGAGAACGGCCTCGTGACGGCACGGGACCACCTGGACCGTGAGTCCCCCTTCATCAAGAACAGCACCTACACCGCCGTGCTGCTGGCTGTGGACGATG gcttGCCACCCGCCACAGGCACCGGCACCCTGCTCCTCACCCTGCTCGATGTGAACGATAACGGGCCCGAGGCCGAACCCCGGGACATCATTGTCTGCaaccgcagcccccagccccaagtCCTCACCGTCACCGACAGGGACCTGCCCCCCAACACCGGCCCCTTCCGCGCTGAGCTCATCCACGGCTCGGGGGACAGCTGGGCCGTGGAGGTCAGCGACAAAG ATGACACTGTCACCCTGCGGCTGGTGGCACCGCTGGAGCCGGACCAGTACAGCATCAACCTGCGGCTCCTTGACCGGCCGGGCAAAGCCCAGCTCACCGTCATCACCGCGCGGGTCTGTGACTGTGAGGGGCCAGTGCAGAGCTGTCCCCAGAGATCCCAGCCTGCCACCGGCCTGCCCTTCGTCCTCGCCGCCCTGGGTGCCCTCCTGGCCTTGCTGC tcatcttgctgctgctgctgctcttcatgaggaggaggaaggtgacgAAGGAGCCATTGCTGCTGCCCGAGGATGACACGCGGGACAATGTCTTTTACTATggggaggagggcggcggggaggaggacCAG GACTACGACCTGCGGCAGCTGCACCGGGGCCTGGATGCCCGCCCAGAGGTGCTGCTCCGCAACGACGTGGCCCCcaccctcctgccagccccccagtACCGGCCCCGGCCTGCCAACCCCGATGACATCGGCACCTTTATCGAGGAG AACCTGAAGGCAGCCGACACAGATCCCACGGCTCCCCCTTACGACTCCCTGCTGGTGTTCGACTACGAGGGCAGCGGCTCGGAGGCCACCTCGCTCAGCTCCCTCAACTCCTCTGCCTCCGACTGTGACCAGGACTACGACTACCTCAACGAGTGGGGCAGCCGCTTCAAGAAGCTGGCGGACCTCTatggtggtggggaggaggaggattag
- the TUBB3 gene encoding tubulin beta-3 chain — MSTLAPLRLLREPWNASEGNQSNATAGAGSAWCQGLNIPNELFLTLGLVSLVENLLVVAAILKNRNLHSPTYYFICCLAVSDMLVSVSNLVETLFMLLMEHGVLVIHASIVRHMDNVIDMLICSSIVSSLSFLGVIAVDRYITIFYALRYHSIMTLQRAVVTMASVWLASTASSTIFITYYRNNAILLCLIGFFLFMLVLMLVLYIHMFALARHHLCSISSQQKQPTIYRSSSLKGAITLTILLGVFFICWGPFFFHLILIVTCPTNPFCTCFFSYFNLFLILIICNSVVDPLIYVFRSQELRRTLREVVLCSCTMREIVHIQAGQCGNQIGAKFWEVISDEHGIDPSGNYVGDSDLQLERISVYYNEASSHKYVPRAILVDLEPGTMDSVRSGAFGHLFRPDNFIFGQSGAGNNWAKGHYTEGAELVDSVLDVVRKECENCDCLQGFQLTHSLGGGTGSGMGTLLISKVREEYPDRIMNTFSVVPSPKVSDTVVEPYNATLSIHQLVENTDETYCIDNEALYDICFRTLKLATPTYGDLNHLVSATMSGVTTSLRFPGQLNADLRKLAVNMVPFPRLHFFMPGFAPLTARGSQQYRALTVPELTQQMFDAKNMMAACDPRHGRYLTVATVFRGRMSMKEVDEQMLAIQSKNSSYFVEWIPNNVKVAVCDIPPRGLKMSSTFIGNSTAIQELFKRISEQFTAMFRRKAFLHWYTGEGMDEMEFTEAESNMNDLVSEYQQYQDATAEEEGEMYEDDEEESEAQGAK, encoded by the exons ATGTCAACGCTGGCCCCCCTGCGCCTGCTGCGTGAGCCCTGGAACGCCAGCGAGGGCAACCAGAGCAATGCCACAGCCGGGGCCGGCAGCGCCTGGTGCCAGGGGCTCAACATCCCCAATGAGCTCTTCCTCACGCTGGGACTGGTGAGCCTGGTGGAGAACCTGCTGGTGGTGGCTGCCATCCTGAAGAACAGGAACCTGCACTCGCCCACGTACTACTTCATCTGCTGCCTGGCTGTCTCCGACATGCTGGTGAGTGTCAGCAACCTGGTGGAGACGCTCTTcatgctgctgatggagcacggCGTGCTGGTGATCCACGCCAGCATCGTCCGCCACATGGACAACGTCATCGACATGCTCATCTGCAGCTCCATCgtgtcctccctttccttcctggGGGTCATCGCCGTGGACCGCTACATCACCATCTTCTACGCCCTGCGCTACCACAGCATCATGACGCTGCAACGGGCCGTGGTGACCATGGCCAGCGTCTGGCTGGCCAGCACTGCCTCCAGCACCATCTTCATCACCTACTACCGCAACAATGCCATCCTCCTCTGCCTCATCGGcttcttcctcttcatgctgGTCCTCATGCTGGTGCTCTACATCCACATGTTCGCCCTGGCCCGCCACCatctctgcagcatctccagccAGCAGAAGCAGCCCACCATCTACCGCAGCAGCAGCTTGAAGGGAGCCATCACACTCACCATCCTCCTGGGTGTCTTCTTCATCTGCTGGGGGCCCTTCTTCTTCCACCTCATCCTCATCGTCACCTGCCCCACCAACCCCTTCTGCACCTGCTTCTTCAGCTACTTCaacctcttcctcatcctcatcaTATGCAATTCAGTGGTCGACCCCCTCATCTATGTCTTCCGGAGCCAGGAGCTCCGGCGGACGCTGCGGGAGGTGGTGCTGTGCTCCTG CACCATGAGGGAGATCGTCCACATCCAGGCGGGGCAATGCGGCAACCAGATCGGCGCCAAG TTCTGGGAGGTGATCAGCGACGAGCACGGCATCGACCCCAGCGGCAACTACGTGGGTGACTCCGACCTGCAGCTGGAGCGCATCAGCGTCTACTACAATGAGGCCTCCT CTCACAAGTACGTGCCTCGTGCCATCCTGGTGGACCTGGAGCCGGGGACGATGGACAGTGTGCGCTCAGGTGCCTTCGGCCACCTCTTCCGCCCCGACAACTTCATCTTCG GGCAGAGCGGGGCTGGGAACAACTGGGCCAAGGGACACTACACGGAAGGGGCTGAGCTGGTGGACTCGGTGCTGGATGTGGTACGGAAGGAATGTGAGAACTGCGACTGCCTGCAGGGCTTCCAGCTGACCCACTCGCTGGGCGGGGGCACCGGCTCCGGCATGGGCACCCTCCTCATCAGCAAGGTGCGGGAGGAGTATCCCGACCGCATCATGAACACTTTCAGCGTGGTGCCGTCCCCCAAGGTGTCGGACACGGTGGTGGAGCCCTACAATGCCACACTCTCCATCCACCAGCTGGTGGAGAACACAGATGAGACCTACTGCATTGATAATGAAGCTCTCTATGACATCTGTTTCCGCACCCTCAAGCTGGCCACTCCCACCTATGGCGACCTCAACCACCTTGTCTCAGCCACCATGAGTGGTGTCACCACCTCCCTCCGCTTCCCTGGCCAACTCAATGCTGACCTCCGCAAGTTGGCCGTTAACATGGTGCCCTTCCCACGTCTCCACTTCTTCATGCCTGGCTTCGCCCCGCTGACAGCCCGTGGCAGCCAGCAGTACCGTGCCCTCACTGTCCCTGAGCTCACCCAGCAAATGTTTGATGCCAAGAACATGATGGCTGCCTGTGATCCTCGCCATGGCCGCTACCTCACCGTGGCCACCGTCTTCCGGGGCCGCATGTCCATGAAGGAAGTGGATGAGCAGATGCTGGCCATCCAGAGCAAGAACAGCTCCTACTTTGTGGAGTGGATCCCCAACAATGTCAAGGTGGCCGTCTGCGACATCCCTCCCCGGGGGCTGAAGATGTCCTCCACCTTCATCGGCAACAGCACAGCCATCCAGGAGCTCTTCAAGCGCATCTCAGAGCAGTTCACAGCCATGTTCCGCCGCAAGGCCTTCCTCCACTGGTACACAGGCGAGGGGATGGACGAGATGGAGTTCACTGAGGCCGAGAGCAACATGAATGACCTGGTGTCCGAGTACCAGCAGTACCAGGATGCCACGGCTGAGGAGGAGGGTGAGATGTACGAGGACGACGAGGAGGAGTCGGAGGCGCAGGGCGCCAAGTGA